The following proteins are encoded in a genomic region of Phragmites australis chromosome 9, lpPhrAust1.1, whole genome shotgun sequence:
- the LOC133929460 gene encoding GTP-binding nuclear protein Ran-2-like: MALPNQGTVDYPSFKLVIVGDGGTGKTTFVKRHLTGEFEKKYEPTIGVEVHPLDFTTNCGKIRFYCWDTAGQEKFGGLRDGYYIHGQCAIIMFDVTSRLTYKNVPTWHRDLCRVCENIPIVLCGNKVDVKNRQVKAKQVTFHRKKNLQYYEISAKSNYNFEKPFLYLARKLAGDPNIHFVEAVALKPPEVTIDMAMQQQHEAELAAAAAQPLPDDDDDLIE, from the exons ATG gcgcTGCCGAATCAGGGCACCGTGGATTACCCCAGCTTCAAACTCGTCATCGTCGGGGATGGCGGCACGG GTAAAACCACATTTGTGAAGAGGCATCTCACCGGAGAGTTTGAGAAGAAATATGAAC CAACCATTGGTGTTGAAGTTCATCCATTGGATTTCACCACGAACTGTGGTAAGATCCGTTTCTATTGCTGGGACACTGCTGGGCAAGAGAAGTTTGGTGGCCTTCGGGATGGATACTA TATCCATGGCCAGTGTGCGATTATTATGTTTGATGTGACTTCAAGACTGACATACAAGAATGTTCCCACATGGCATAGGGACCTGTGCAG GGTGTGTGAAAACATCCCCATCGTCCTCTGTGGTAACAAGGTTGATGTGAAGAACAGGCAGGTCAAAGCCAAACAGGTCACTTTCCACAGGAAGAAGAACCTGCAGTACTATGAGATTTCTGCCAAGAGCAACTACAACTTTGAGAAGCCTTTCCTTTATCTTGCAAGGAAACTGGCTGG TGATCCGAACATTCATTTTGTTGAAGCGGTTGCTCTTAAGCCTCCCGAAGTTACTATTGACATGGCTATGCAGCAACA GCATGAAGCTGAGCTTGCTGCAGCGGCAGCACAACCTCTTCCTGATGACGATGACGATCTGATTGAGTAG